In Macadamia integrifolia cultivar HAES 741 chromosome 5, SCU_Mint_v3, whole genome shotgun sequence, a single window of DNA contains:
- the LOC122080225 gene encoding calcium-binding protein KRP1-like: protein MAGRKEIDFEDYLPTMAEKLGGEGLIGELCNGFRLLMDPDKGVITFESLKRNSALLGLQGLSDDELLSMLKEGDLDGDGALNQMDFCVLMIRLSPELMEESERLLEEALLQELKNPYK from the coding sequence ATGGCAGGACGAAAGGAAATCGATTTTGAAGATTACTTGCCGACTATGGCCGAGAAGTTAGGTGGGGAAGGATTGATTGGAGAGCTCTGTAATGGCTTTCGATTATTGATGGATCCTGATAAGGGAGTCATTACATTTGAGAGCTTGAAGAGGAACTCTGCTCTACTGGGGTTGCAGGGATTGAGTGATGATGAACTGTTGTCTATGTTGAAAGAGGGTGATTTGGATGGTGATGGAGCTCTTAATCAGATGGATTTTTGTGTTTTGATGATTAGATTAAGCCCTGAACTGATGGAGGAATCAGAGAGATTGTTGGAAGAAGCTCTGTTGCAGGAATTGAAGAATCCATATAAATGA
- the LOC122079915 gene encoding pleiotropic drug resistance protein 1-like has product MYFTLLYFTFYGMMSVAMTPNRNIAAVISIAFYAVSNLFSGFIVPKPKIPVWWIWYYWMSPVAWTLNGLVASQYGDIKERFETGEVVEKFVTTYFGFEHKFRGVVAVVVVGFAVLFAFIFAFSIRVFNFQKR; this is encoded by the exons ATGTATTTTACACTGTTATATTTTACCTTCTACGGTATGATGTCAGTGGCCATGACACCCAACCGCAACATTGCTGCTGTAATTTCTATAGCATTCTATGCTGTGTCAAACCTCTTCTCTGGATTCATAGTTCCAAAACCA AAAATTCCAGTATGGTGGATTTGGTACTATTGGATGAGCCCTGTCGCTTGGACATTGAATGGATTGGTTGCATCACAATATGGAGATATAAAGGAAAGGTTTGAAACAGGGGAAGTAGTAGAAAAATTTGTGACTACCTATTTCGGCTTTGAACACAAATTCAGAGGAGTGGTAGCTGTTGTAGTGGTTGGGTTTGCTGTCCTATTTGCATTCATCTTTGCCTTCTCAATAAGGGTATTTAACTTCCAGAAAAGGTAA